In Marmota flaviventris isolate mMarFla1 chromosome 17, mMarFla1.hap1, whole genome shotgun sequence, a single genomic region encodes these proteins:
- the LOC139702406 gene encoding uncharacterized protein, which produces MPTPTPTTTPNPNPPPAAALPRGNNEAAAAGNEAEAATLAATPTPTPTPTPPTDPAPPAALPRGGITKRPQPGTRPRPPPWLPIWLPPPLRHRCRRPPTPPTPPPANPPHRCGHRHRPPPPQPESPPAEPPHPAAALPRVNNEAAVAGNEAEAATLAANMAATLTPTPTPTPTHPADPPNRCRHRHRPPPPQPEPRPADPPPPAAALPLVNKEAAVAGNQGGRGRHPGCHPHSDADPAPADLPPPMPTPTPTTTPQPDPPPRRCLTSGE; this is translated from the exons ATGCCGACACCTACACCGACCACCACCCCCAACCCGAACCCgccccccgccgctgccttacctcgggggaataacgaagcggccgcggccgggaacgaggccgaggccgccaccctggctgccacgcCCACTCCGACGCCGACGCCCACCCCCCCCaccgaccccgcccccc ccgctgccttacctcgggggGGAATAACGAAGCGGCCGCAGCCGGGAACGAGGCcaaggccgccaccctggctgccaataTGGCTGCCACCCCCACTCCGACACCGATGCcgacgcccacccaccccgccgaccccgccccccgccaacCCCCCCCACCGATGCGgacaccgacaccgaccaccacccccccaacccgAATCTCCCCCCGCCGAGCCCCCCCACCCCGCGGCTGCCTTACCGCGGGTGAATAACGAAGCAGCCGTGGCCGGaaacgaggccgaggccgccaccctggctgccaataTGGCTGCCACCCTCACTCCGACACCGACACcgacgcccacccaccccgccgacccccccaaccgatgccgacaccgacaccgaccaccacccccccaacccgaaccccgccccgccgacccccctccccccgccgctgccttacctctGGTGAATAAGGAAGCGGCCGTGGCCGGGAACCAGggaggccgaggccgccaccctggctgccacccccacTCCGACGCCGACCCCGCCCCCGCCGACCTCCCCCcaccgatgccgacaccgacaccAACCACCACCCCACAAcccgacccccccccccgccgctgccttacctctGGTGAATAA